The nucleotide window AGATACAAAGAATTAAACAATTTTACAATCTTTAAATCTTTCAATGCCTTTTTTATCCAAATCTTCCAGTAATATAATCCTCAGTCTGTTTTTGAGTAGGTTTTGTAAAAATAGAATTAGTTTTTCCCATTTCTATTAAATTTCCCATATAAAAAAAGGCCGTATGATCACTCGTTCTGGCTGCTTGCTGCATATTGTGAGTTACGATAATGATGGTATATTCCTCTTTTAATTCGTGTATCAACTCCTCAATCTTTGAAGTCGAAATAGGATCCAAGGCACTCGCCGGCTCATCCATCAAAATAATATCAGGGCTTACCGCCAATGTTCTTCCGATACACAAACGTTGTTGCTGCCCCCCGGAAAGCCCCAACGCCGAATCATTTAAACGGTCTTTTAACTCATCCCAAATTGCTGCTTGACGCAAAGATCTTTCTACAATCTCGTCCAATTGTGATTTGTCGTTTATACCATTGATACGAGGCCCGTAAGCAATATTTTCATAAATAGATTTCGGAAATGGGTTTGACTTTTGAAAAACCATTCCAATCTTTTTACGGATATTAACCACGTCCACATTTTTATCATAGATATCAATGCCTTCCACAAGCATTTCCCCCGAGATAGAAACATTGGGTATCAAATCATTCATTCTGTTAATACATCTCAAAAAAGTAGATTTTCCACAACCCGATGGACCAATAAGAGCGGTCACTTTATTGGCTGGAATATCCATCGTGATTTCATTCAACGCCTTTTTTTCACCATAATGTAATGACAACTCATTAACTTTTATCTTTATATCTTTCATGCGTACTTCTTATATCAATTAAGGCTTCCTTTTTCTTAAAAACCTAAGTCTGATTATTAAATAATTTAAAATCAATTAATTATTCTTGTTTTTTTTAGCGACAGACTAGACAAACTTTGCTTTGCCTGTTCGTCTAACAGACTCGAATCACAGATTAATCATCTAAATCCTGAAATCTTACTTCGCTTTTCTTCTGATTCTTGATCTGATAATTACGGCAACTACATTTAATGACAAAGTCAAAACCAACAATACCAAAGTTGTAGCAAACTGTATTGGCATAGTTTTCTCCACGTCCGAGGATTGAGTTGACATAATATAAATATGGTAACCTAAATTCATAAACTGGTCGCTCAAAGAACCTGGAAGCGTAGCCAAATAATAAGCTGCTCCTGTAAACAATATTGGCGCTACCTCTCCGGCTCCCCTGCTCACGGCAAGAATTGTTCCTGTCATAATTCCGGAAATAGACTCCGGAAGCACTACTTTTCTAATAGTTTGCCATTTGGTTGCCCCAAGTGCCAAACTCGCTTCTCTCATTTCGCGTGGAATGGTTTTAAGGGATTCTTCAACCGAAACAATGATAACCGGCAAAGTCAACAAAGACATTGTTAAGCTCGCCCAAAGAATATTAGGTTGTCCCCATCTCAATTCACCTCCATTAAAAACAGTATCGGCACCAGCTCCTACGAACTGGATAAAAAACCCAAGTCCAAAAAGCCCAAAAATAATCGATGGTACCACCGCTAATGTACGAACCGAAAATCGGACCGCTGCCGCAAATTTAGATTTCTCACTGGCATATTCGGTTAAATAAAGTGCCGTAATGGTACCGAAAGGGACTGCCGCAATAGACATTACAATCACCAAAATAAAAGTACCAATTAAGGCCGGAAAAATTCCCCCTTCGGTCATTCCATTAGTTGGAAACGTTGAAATAAATTCCCAGGAAAACTTACTTTTCCCTTCGTAAACAATAATTCCCAAAATAATAAAAAGAACAGCAATAATAAGAATTACGGCCAATTGGGTAATCCCCATAAAAATCTTTCCTTTTATTTCTGAAGCACTTTTTTTACCCGAAAAAAATTGACTTTCTGATTCGTTTAAAACTTTGTCCATAATTAATTTCCTTGGAATTTTTTCAATAATTTGCCTTTAACATAAAACTCAGCAATTGCATTTAAGGCAAATGAAAAGATAAAAAGCAACGATCCGATAAAAAACAAAACACTATAATGCGTTTCCCCAAATACCGTTTCGGCCATTTCAGAACCGATGGTAGCGGCGAATGTACGCACACTTTCAAAAGGATTTGCAGAAATCAGTGCAGCATTTCCTGTTGCCATCAATGCAATCATCGTTTCTCCAAAAACCCTTCCAACTCCAAGCAATAATGCCGCAAAAATACCGGGCGTTGCCGCTGGTAAAACCACAAAAAAAGCGGTTTGCCACTTACTTGCCCCCAACGCAAGGCTCGCCTCGGTATAAGTTTTGGGCACAGATGCCAAAGCATCTTCTGAAATTGTATAAATAATTGGGATAGCAGCCAAAGCCATTGCCACCCCACCTATAAAAGCATTCAATCGGGAATCATATCCAAATACATTTTGGAAGAAACTCGCTAAAACCATCAAGGCAAAAAAACCAATAACCACCGATGGAAAAGCAGCAAGCATTTCGATAACCGGTTTAATAATTTCTTTAGTCCTTTTGGAAGCAAAACAAGAAGTAAACAATGCGGCCAATACAGCCAATGGTCCGGCAATCAGCATTGCGATAATGGTAACTTTTAAAGTTCCTATCAACAAAGCAATCAATCCATATCGTGGATTATCGGAAACTGGTACCCACTCGGTACTTAAAAAGGTATTCCAAGTTTTCCCTTCTTCCTTACTTTCAGAAACTGTAGTAGTTTCATCTGTAGCCGGAACAGTCAATTCCTCTTTTGGAGTATCTCCGTAACTTTCCGGTTTTAAATCTTCATTAGATGCTGGCTCAGAACCATACGTTTCAGGCTTTAATTCTTCTGTAGGTTCAGAGCCATATGTTTCAGGTTTTAACTCCTTTGTCGCTTCAGAACCGTATGACTCAGGTTTCAACTCTTCAGCAGCAGCACCATAAGATTCTGGTTTGCCAACATTTGATGCCTGAACTTCAGTTTTTGCTTTATCACTTTTTCCAAAACTGAAAAGTGGCAACGATTCTTTGAAAACAAAAATGAAAATCAAAAAAATAACAGCTATCGACAAAAAAGCAATCGAGGATATAACTTTTTCAGCCAAAAACTCAGATAGCCTGAACTGTTTCTTTAGACTTTCTTTAGTGAAAGTTTGTTTGATTGGTAGTTGTGAATTCATTTTATTTATTTGGAATTCGTTTAGAATAAACACAAATATCCCCCACTTCTATTTCGAATGAGGGATATATTGCTTCAAATTATTTTAATGGATAATAACCTACTTCTTCAATAAGCTTCTGCCCTTCAGGACTCAAAACCCAGTCAATAAATTCTTTGGCTTCCCCTGTTGGTCTAGATTTCAAATACATATATAAGTATCTTGTAATTGGGTAAGTATGGTTTTTGATTGTTGCTGCAGTTGGCAAAATACCAGGACTTTTATCATCTTTTTTCACAGCACAGTCTTTTACACCTTCAGCATAAGCAGCTCCGCCGTAACCAACAGAAAATTTGTCTTTTTTTACAGCATTAACAATTGCTGCAGTACCAGGCAATGTTTGGCAAGATGGTGAAAAATCAGTTTTTACCACATTGTCTTTAAAGAAACCGAAAGTACCTGAGCTACTTTCTCTTCCGTATAATTTGATTGGAGCATCTGGACCACCAACTTCTTTCCAGTTTGTAATTTTTCCAGCAAAGATTTGTCCAATTTGTTTCAGTGTAAGTGATGAAACCGGATTGGCTTTATTCAAATAAACTGACAAACCATCTTTGGCACAAGGAATCTCAACACCAAGAGTATTATATCTTGCTTTCAATTTTTCAACTTCAGAAGGTTTGATAGGACGACTTGCATTAGCAATATCTGTAGAACCGTTAATCAAAGCAGCCAAACCAACACCTGAACCACCTCCAGTAACTTGAATAGAAGCTCCAGGGTTTTTCTTCATATATACTTCTGCCCATT belongs to Flavobacterium aquiphilum and includes:
- the pstA gene encoding phosphate ABC transporter permease PstA, with the protein product MDKVLNESESQFFSGKKSASEIKGKIFMGITQLAVILIIAVLFIILGIIVYEGKSKFSWEFISTFPTNGMTEGGIFPALIGTFILVIVMSIAAVPFGTITALYLTEYASEKSKFAAAVRFSVRTLAVVPSIIFGLFGLGFFIQFVGAGADTVFNGGELRWGQPNILWASLTMSLLTLPVIIVSVEESLKTIPREMREASLALGATKWQTIRKVVLPESISGIMTGTILAVSRGAGEVAPILFTGAAYYLATLPGSLSDQFMNLGYHIYIMSTQSSDVEKTMPIQFATTLVLLVLTLSLNVVAVIIRSRIRRKAK
- the pstB gene encoding phosphate ABC transporter ATP-binding protein PstB, whose amino-acid sequence is MKDIKIKVNELSLHYGEKKALNEITMDIPANKVTALIGPSGCGKSTFLRCINRMNDLIPNVSISGEMLVEGIDIYDKNVDVVNIRKKIGMVFQKSNPFPKSIYENIAYGPRINGINDKSQLDEIVERSLRQAAIWDELKDRLNDSALGLSGGQQQRLCIGRTLAVSPDIILMDEPASALDPISTSKIEELIHELKEEYTIIIVTHNMQQAARTSDHTAFFYMGNLIEMGKTNSIFTKPTQKQTEDYITGRFG
- the pstC gene encoding phosphate ABC transporter permease subunit PstC → MNSQLPIKQTFTKESLKKQFRLSEFLAEKVISSIAFLSIAVIFLIFIFVFKESLPLFSFGKSDKAKTEVQASNVGKPESYGAAAEELKPESYGSEATKELKPETYGSEPTEELKPETYGSEPASNEDLKPESYGDTPKEELTVPATDETTTVSESKEEGKTWNTFLSTEWVPVSDNPRYGLIALLIGTLKVTIIAMLIAGPLAVLAALFTSCFASKRTKEIIKPVIEMLAAFPSVVIGFFALMVLASFFQNVFGYDSRLNAFIGGVAMALAAIPIIYTISEDALASVPKTYTEASLALGASKWQTAFFVVLPAATPGIFAALLLGVGRVFGETMIALMATGNAALISANPFESVRTFAATIGSEMAETVFGETHYSVLFFIGSLLFIFSFALNAIAEFYVKGKLLKKFQGN
- a CDS encoding PstS family phosphate ABC transporter substrate-binding protein, with the translated sequence MKTTKLKIAGILLVIMTIGFSFTMVNKVTIKGSDTMVILSQKWAEVYMKKNPGASIQVTGGGSGVGLAALINGSTDIANASRPIKPSEVEKLKARYNTLGVEIPCAKDGLSVYLNKANPVSSLTLKQIGQIFAGKITNWKEVGGPDAPIKLYGRESSSGTFGFFKDNVVKTDFSPSCQTLPGTAAIVNAVKKDKFSVGYGGAAYAEGVKDCAVKKDDKSPGILPTAATIKNHTYPITRYLYMYLKSRPTGEAKEFIDWVLSPEGQKLIEEVGYYPLK